TGCGGCTTCTATCCTTGCACTTTGCCTTGGACTTTACTTCCTTCACAAGGGAGATCACTAAAATTTTAAGCGTTTTTACGCTTAAATTTTCTCCTACATCTTTTCTTTAGCTATTTTTAGGTAATATCCCTTTAAAAATTTAAAGGAAATTTAATGATTTTCATAGACGCCTGCCTTAAAAAACCTACCCCTTATACGCCTGTTTGGATGATGCGCCAAGCTGGTAGATATCTACCAGAGTATATGCGAGTACGCGCGCAAGCAGGGGATTTTTTGTCACTTTGTAAAGACTACAAAAAGGCTAGCGAAGTCACGCTTCAACCAGTTGAAATTCTAGGCGTTGATGCGGCGATTTTATTTAGCGACATTCTCGTTGTGCCTCTTGAAATGGGCATGGATCTACGCTTTGAAAAGGGCGAGGGGCCAGTTTTTACAAAGCCTTTGCGTGATAAGGCCGCACTTGATACACTTAGTATCGAAAAATCGACTAAAAATTTAGCATACGTCTATGACACGATCAAGCTTACAAGAGAAAATTTAGCCAAAGATAAGGCGCTCATTGGCTTTTGTGGCGCACCTTGGACGATAGCTACATATATGATAGAAGGTGGTGGCAGTAAAACTTATGCGGTCTGCAAAAAAATGCTCTATCAAAATCCAGAATTTTTACATCAAATCTTAGAAAAAGTGACGCAAGCGCTCATCCTTTATGTCAAAGAGCAGATAAAAGCTGGTGTAGATGCAGTGCAAATTTTTGATAGCTGGGCGGCTGCGCTTGAAGAGCAGGCTTATTTTGAGTTTGGATTTAACTACATTAATAAAATAGTTGATAGTGTTAAGGCTGAATTTCCAGAAATTCCAGTCATTGTTTTTCCAAAAGGAATAAGTGGCTATCTGGATAAAATTTCAGGTAAATTTGATGTTTTTGGCGTTGACTGGAGTACACCGATCGAGCTAGCCAAAGCAAAACTTAGCCCAAGATACGTCCTTCAAGGCAACATGGAGCCAACAAGGCTTTATAGCAAAAAGGCGATAGATGAAGGCATTGAGAAAATTTTAAGCACGATGAAGGGCGCACCGCACATTTTTAACCTTGGTCATGGAATTTTGCCTGATGTGCCAGTTGAGAATGCAAAATATTTTATAAAACAGGTGCAGACAAAAAGTGCAAGGTAATAAGCCTTGCATTGTCTTTGGTCCGATAAATTCACGCCGTTTTGGCATGAGTCTTGGCATAGATCTAAGCCCTAAGCAAAAATCGTGCAATTTTGACTGTGTTTATTGTGAGCTAAGTGGCGCTAAAGTAGTCAATGCGATAGAAAATCCGCCAAGTGTTAGTGAAATCATAAGCGATTTAAAAGAAGCTTTAAAAACTCATCAAAACATCGACGTCATCACACTTACAGCAAATGGTGAACCAACTCTTTACCCGTACTTAAAAGAGCTGATAGCAAAAGTAAATGAGCTAAAAGGTAGCGCAAAAACACTTATTTTGAGTAATGGCTCAGGCGTGCGTGATCCAAAAATTTGTGAAGCGCTAAATGGGCTTGATATAGTGAAATTTAGCCTGGATAGCGCGGTGCAAAGTACTTTTAAAAAGATAGACCGCAACAAAAGCGGCATAGAAGTAAATAAACTTATAAAAGCAATGGCTAAATTTCGTAAGGAATTTAAGGGCGAGCTTGTGCTTGAAATTTTAGTCGTAGCTGGTTTTAATGATAAAAAAAGTGAGTTTGAAGCACTTAATGTGGCGATAAATGAGATAGCTCCACACCGAGTAGATATTGGCACGGTAGATCGCCCACCAGCCTATAATGTAAAAGGCGTAGACACTAAAAGGTTAGAGGAGCTAGCCGAGCAGATAAGTGGCGTGCCAGTTAATATCGTCAAAACTCACAAGATAGAGCAAAAATATAACTTTAGTGAGGAAGAAATTTTAGAAATGCTAAGGCGTCGTCCGCAAACTATCGCAAATGTTGAAGAAAATTTCTCAGAACACTCAAAGCAAATTTTAAACAAGCTCTTGCAACAAGATATGGTTTATCTAGCCGATGTTGCTGGAGTAAAATTTTACAAACTAAGAGTATAAATGAAAAGAATCCTTACAATACAAGATATCTCGTGCGTTGGCAAATGTTCCCTTACCGTCGCACTTCCCATAATCAGCGCTCAAGGCATTGAAGCATGTATATTGCCTACTGCGTTACTTTCGACTCATACTGGCTTTAAAAATTTCACATTTCGTGATCTGACTAATGAATTTGACGAGATAACACAAGTATGGCACAAAGAAAATATCGCATTTGATGGAATTTATACCGGATTTTTAGGCAGCTTTAGCCAGCTTGAGCTGATAGAGAAAATTTTTAATGAGTTTAATGACTCTGCTCCACTAATACTTGTAGATCCTTGCATGGGCGACAATGGCAAGCTCTATCACGGATTTGATGAAAAATTTGTTATGAAAATGCGTGAGCTTTGCACAAAGGCTCACGTCATCACGCCAAACATAACTGAAGCAAGCTTTATGTGCGGGATGCCGTTTTTAGGCAGTGACTATACGCAAGATTATATTTTAGAGTTGCTTGAAGGTTTGGCTAGCTTTGGAGCTAGGAAGATCGTGTTAAAGGGCATTAGATACAAGCAAAATGAATGCGGTATCATAGCTTATGACGCAAAGACAAAAGAGAAAGTAGAGTATTTTCATGAATTTTTACCATTTCATACAAGTGGGACTGGAGATATATTTGCCTCTGTGCTTTTTGGCTCGCTAGTAAATGGCGAAACGATAGAAACTGCTATAAAAAAGGCGGCAAATTTTGTGCTTAGTAGCATTAAAATCACACTAAAAGATAAGAGCCGCACATGGTATGGTGTGCAGTTTGAAAAGATGCTTGGCACTCTTGCAAAATAGGCGGACAAACTACTTATTTAAAATTTTTAATAACACAACGATATGGCAAAGATTTATATCTTTGCTAGCTGTTAGAAGTGCTATATCGCCATGCTCTTTTTCTAGTTTTTTTAGCATTTTAAAGCAAGATTGCGCTTTTTCATTATCAAGCTCGAGCTCAAATTTCTCACAAAACTCATCAAATCTAGCTTCTCTATCTTCATGAAACCACTCTCTTAAAGCAGTGCTTGGTGTGATATCTTTTAACCAAATGAAATTTGAAAATATCTCTTTTCTTATGCCTCTTGGATAGAGTCTATCAACAAAAACCGCCTTCATATCCAAACTATCATCTTTGATAAAATCATAAATTCTATAAGCTTTAAACATGTTGTGATTGTAATCCTATAATGTTTATAAATAAAAAAATATTCTTAGCTATCTTATATTTTTTATACTTGTTTAAATTTTAAGGTTTGTAAAATCAAAGCTAAAATTTTTGATTGTGGCGATAAGAATTAAACTAGGGCTAGAAATGGTCCTAAAAATAAATTTAAATTAAAGCTCGTTTTGATAAAATCCCAACATAAAAATCACTAAAAGGGTTATCATTATGAGAGGCTATAAATTTTCTCAGGAACGGCTAATATTGAGCTTTCAAAGAAAATTTCGCAATATCTTTCACTTCCTCTTAGCGAGGCAAGTATAAAAAGATTTAGCGATGGAGAGATCAGCGTGCAAATCGGCGAGAGCGTGCGCGGAAAAGATGTTTTTGTCATTCAGCCAACATGTGCACCGACAAATACAAATTTAATGGAGCTACTTATTTTAACTGATGCTTTAAGACGTAGCAGTGCAAGCTCTATAACAGCGATTGTGCCGTATTTTGGCTACGCTAGACAAGATAGAAAAGCAGCTCCTAGAGTGCCGATCACTGCAAAGCTAGTGGCAAACATGATGCAAACAGCAGGTATCGATAGAGTCGTCACTATGGATCTTCACGCAGGACAAATTCAAGGATTTTTTGATATCCCGGTTGA
The DNA window shown above is from Campylobacter concisus and carries:
- a CDS encoding uroporphyrinogen decarboxylase, producing the protein MIFIDACLKKPTPYTPVWMMRQAGRYLPEYMRVRAQAGDFLSLCKDYKKASEVTLQPVEILGVDAAILFSDILVVPLEMGMDLRFEKGEGPVFTKPLRDKAALDTLSIEKSTKNLAYVYDTIKLTRENLAKDKALIGFCGAPWTIATYMIEGGGSKTYAVCKKMLYQNPEFLHQILEKVTQALILYVKEQIKAGVDAVQIFDSWAAALEEQAYFEFGFNYINKIVDSVKAEFPEIPVIVFPKGISGYLDKISGKFDVFGVDWSTPIELAKAKLSPRYVLQGNMEPTRLYSKKAIDEGIEKILSTMKGAPHIFNLGHGILPDVPVENAKYFIKQVQTKSAR
- a CDS encoding radical SAM protein translates to MVFGPINSRRFGMSLGIDLSPKQKSCNFDCVYCELSGAKVVNAIENPPSVSEIISDLKEALKTHQNIDVITLTANGEPTLYPYLKELIAKVNELKGSAKTLILSNGSGVRDPKICEALNGLDIVKFSLDSAVQSTFKKIDRNKSGIEVNKLIKAMAKFRKEFKGELVLEILVVAGFNDKKSEFEALNVAINEIAPHRVDIGTVDRPPAYNVKGVDTKRLEELAEQISGVPVNIVKTHKIEQKYNFSEEEILEMLRRRPQTIANVEENFSEHSKQILNKLLQQDMVYLADVAGVKFYKLRV
- a CDS encoding phosphomethylpyrimidine kinase → MKRILTIQDISCVGKCSLTVALPIISAQGIEACILPTALLSTHTGFKNFTFRDLTNEFDEITQVWHKENIAFDGIYTGFLGSFSQLELIEKIFNEFNDSAPLILVDPCMGDNGKLYHGFDEKFVMKMRELCTKAHVITPNITEASFMCGMPFLGSDYTQDYILELLEGLASFGARKIVLKGIRYKQNECGIIAYDAKTKEKVEYFHEFLPFHTSGTGDIFASVLFGSLVNGETIETAIKKAANFVLSSIKITLKDKSRTWYGVQFEKMLGTLAK
- a CDS encoding MarR family transcriptional regulator, with translation MFKAYRIYDFIKDDSLDMKAVFVDRLYPRGIRKEIFSNFIWLKDITPSTALREWFHEDREARFDEFCEKFELELDNEKAQSCFKMLKKLEKEHGDIALLTASKDINLCHIVVLLKILNK